The genomic region catgctggagcaagctTCTGGCAGAACCTGTGGCCCTGTAGAGAgaagcccatgcaggagcaggtttgttGGCAGGCTTTGTgaccccgtggaaaggacccatgctggtgCAGTCCATTCCTGTGTATAAATACCAGAAGGGAGGGTGAAAACAAGATGGAGCTAAGCTCTCTTCAGCGGTGctcagtgacaagacaagagacaatgggcacaagctgaagTTCCGTTTGAGAGTcgggaaacactttttcactgtgagggtgaccgagcactggaacaggttgcccagagagattgtggagtctccctccttggagatattcaaaagctgtctgcaGGGGGTTTGggccaggtgacctccagaggtcccttccagcctcaaccattctgtgatttggtgAACATGTGCATGGGgatgtaataaatagaatcatgtttgttaatcaaatcaggctttcttaaaggctggtgaaaaattacactgtttcgactcttcacatacttaaatcgcaggcatccagtgtgctatctggtgcactttgacacctcaagacctaaatcacaggcatccggtgtgctgtctggggcgctttgacacctcaaggcctaaatcacaggcatctggtgtgctttaacacttcaaagggaagagctaagttgtgagataagctgaaaagagtctccccaaggacactgataaagatgaggagccttcagcctcacgaccatcaggaggcgggacaagaccgaccccctagcaacacgtcgctcagacacggaatataccaggattgacacatatacgggaaccagaagagtatataatcagctactttcgggaagtgggtgtgcgccgttggcggagcaaagactccccggccgcccagcgctgttttgcttgctgccgcttgcttaataaactaatttgattaattggactggttcctgtcaattattgggccacaatctataacacgGATAATAAGGAAAGGATCCCCAGGGGTTCCCAAAAAGAACATGCAAGCCAGAATATCTGGTCAATGAGACTATGAATCCCAAACTGAATTTTTAGGTGTCTCACACAGAGAGTGCGTGTGGGAAATCCCTTTGCCCGTGGTTGTAGGCAATCTTGCAGCTATCTTCCTGTGAGATCATTATGGTGTGCAGGCTGGTCCTATATGTGTTTCCTTATCCTTAGGGCACTGCTGcaaagaagaagcagaagactGGGTATACAGTCAAGACTGTCCTGTTAGTGATTACTGTGAAAGCAGCAAGACCCAGGCTTTGGGACAGAGACTGCATCCCTATGCTCTTAGAGATCACAGCTACTGCAGAAAGAGCAAGTGAATCAGAAAGAGCAATGGGGATGCTGCAGAGCTGAAAGACCATATTTATTTCTGGGAACAAAGGAGTAGCAGGTAGGATGGTGGTGATAAAAGAGCTGATGGGACTGTTTTCCTGTTtctagcaaaacagaaaaaaacacacaacaaaactgCTCTCCTGGAAGTGACTTCTCAGTTACTGCAGCCCCctacctttctttctctctcattcttgtCCACAGCCTCTCTCAGtcttcatctctctctctgtctttctctttctgcccccctgtcctccccccagcatctccccctctACCTTGCaacctccctctctttctctcaacAGGTCTCAGTCTCTCACTCGTTCTTGATCTTTCTTGCTCTCATTCAATCTCTGAatctctgtccctcagtttcaGCCTGCCTCTCTCggctcctcccctctccttctcttgctctttctctcaGCATTTCTCAGTCTCAGTCTTTCTCCCCCACCCTTAGCCTCAGCCTCTGTCTCttgccttctctcccctcccccccgggtCTCAATCTCTCTCATATTTCCAGccttgttctctctctttctccacccctcctcctttccttctctctgtcagTCTTGGCCTCTCTCATCCACTCCTCGCTGTCTCACTCTGTCTCCCTCTAGCTCTCCTTCCCCCATGCCCTCTCTTGCCCTTGGCATGTCTCAAGCTCTCTTTCTCATCCAGTCTTGGCACCCcactctctctcctctcctctcctctccttcccttcttctccctctctggagTTCTATCAGCATGTCCCTATCTCTCAGTCTTAGCCTCTCTCTTGGCCTCTCTCATGCACGTGGTCTTGCCATCTCTCTTTTTTATCGATCTCTTCCTCTCTCAGTCTCACCACACCCCTCTtgttctctcctcccttttttttttttaggtctgcCCCCCCAGTCTTTGGAGGTagctctcccccctcccttggCTCCTGTCTGTGTCTCTCTGTCTCACTCTCTACGTGTTTCTCAACCCCTCTCCCCCTCGTTTGGCTTCACTCTCAACCTCTCTGTCTCCTGGTATcagctttcccctctctttctctctgttatagattgaggcccaataattgacaggaaccagtccaattaatcaaattagtttattaagcaagcggcaacaagcaaaacagcgctgggcggccggggagtctttgctccgccaacggcgcacacccacttcccaaaagtagctgattatatactcttctggttcccgtatatgtgtcaatcctggtatattccgtgtctgagcgacgtgttgctagggggtcggtcttgtcccgcctcctgatggtcgtgaggctgaaggctcctcatctttatcagtgtccttggggagactcttttcagcttatcgcacaacttagctcttccctttgaagtgttaaagcacaccagatgcctgtgatttaggccttgaggtgtcaaagcgccccagacagcacaccggatgcctgtgatttaggccttgaggtgtcaaagtgcaccagatagcacactggatgcctgtgatttaagtatgtgaagagtcgaaacagtgtaagttttcaccagcctttaagaaagcctgatttgattaacaaacatgattctatttattacaatcccccccttttttttttttttttttatttaccattttgtgcatcaaatctttggagttcagcgtgacttaaagctaatgtttcttctattgctggttCCTGATCTAATGACTCGTATTTAGCCCTGagaagcattaaatgggcagcttccagtctgccctttacaatttcaattactctgttcaatatacaagggccaaatgttaatcccaaaattaatagTAGCATAGGTCCCGCAATGGTAGATAATAGcgtagtcatccatggggaataattgaaccaggattcataccaactttgctgtgcttctctttctttctttcttttttctaatccttctcgtagttttgtcatggtgtctctaactactccagtgtggtctgcatatacgcagcattcctcatccagagcaacacacaaccccccttgctgtgcaaacaataagTCCAATCCTCGATGGTTTTGTAATGCTACTTCTGATAAGGATCTCAGGGAGGCCTCTAAAGCACTAATAGATTTCTCTACTTTTTCGAGGTCTTCATCTACAGCTGCTCTAAGGGAATTGAATTGTTGATTTTGTTGAATTAAGGAGGCTGTCCCTGTACCGACTCCAGCTACACCTAAAGCTACCAGCGTAGCCACTGTTAGGGCTGTAAAGGGTTCTCGTTTATTCAAATGATGTTTTGGGACTGTTTGATATTCATAGGCAAATTCCTCTGGGTGATATATAATCTTAGGAACTATTAACACTTGGATACAATAATCCTGGTTTTCATTGAATAATTCCAGCGATAAGCAAGGAGTTACTCCAATGGAGGAGCAGACCCATTTGGTATTCTTTGCTGGTAATAACCAGTCAGCTGGTGGTTTCCTATTTGAGGGGATCATGGTTTTACACAAGTGCTTCTTATTGTGGGGCACATTCCCAATGCACCTCCCCTGCCCGGTTACTTGAGCCAATGTAATTCCCTGGCTCTGACTGATTTCCTTTTTCCACAGACATTGTGAGGGGTTTGACCCATTGATTCATTTAGGGTTAGTAGTTACCCCAATTGCCTCATAAAAAGGTGGCCGAATGTGATAGCACAGCCAGCAATGCTCTGTCAAGTTTGGATAGGTAGCATTCAATACTTGATAACTGGCTTGCACCAATTTCCAAAGAGAATTGCCCCTAGGTTCCTGGGTGTTAAtatgtgttgctgttgttgtAGTAGTCCCAGTATCTGTTCCATTAGGTATCTCCTCATCTGACGAGAGGGATATTTCTCCCGCTAGTACTTCATTCGGTCCCACCAGATCAGGGTCATTAGggactatttctttctttatgtatATGAGTCCCCCTCTATCGCTTCCAGGTTCCCAATACCGTATTCCCCATGTTTTTCCCAGAAGCCACCCCTCATCAAGAGGTTGTTGTACAGTTAATTCTAGATGGATGCAATTTCCGAGATTGATAATTCCCCCAGATCGATCACGCTGTGGGGGCCTGCATCCCTGAGGGCCCCATTGAACTGTCAAGTATTTATCCGGCCCTGCTACTGGGTTCCAATTTGAGGCGATCGTTTCACATCCCCAGTACGCACAATAATACTGGTTGGGAGCATTGCAATATGTTCTCCCGGAGTTGGAGCTTGGACACAGATAATACCCCATAAGATTTAAACAGGGTTTTATGGGAGCTAACTCacataagtgtgttttaaatgtcGGTGCCCCAGGACTCGTGACAGTTTGAATCACGTGATGATCTTCCCACCTACTTAATGTCCATTTAAATGGTTGGTGAGAGTATCCGTGTacacctacaagatttagtaaaatcagaattagagtgtggcgagaagggtggaaacccggcTGGCtaataagtttagtttgaacactcattgcaattacccagtccttttcagtgctatcactcctcccggggcatttcgtgcgattcccttggttaacactgaggcagtcctcccagtggctttgtacagtcccactctgcgggttctgttctccacagctttttactcctctgcctcgctcgtcgactcggttgcttcgagccacgaggggtatcatcttctcggcagcaggggtagtcttcaggagaataaatgcaatttttagtcgcttgcttctgtgcatttcaggtgaatcgcactgaacccctttaagtgtcttgcgacaacacactttaataatgtcaattacaaatggagcaggttcgctagggtgatagcaatagtactcgggtttaataccccgtgcaaatatctcccgccattcactagattgctcctggatttcaccattaaatatttttatgtttagagccaatttggtgagctcacgctctttgtccccacaaggttggcaaacccctcgagggggtatcccgtaacggcaatgggtccccctccgttctcgacaccctttacaaataaaacaaataaaaaggataacagttacagctcagaatgtcacacttgattcttatgtcccctgtatcaccgtaaccgtaccccactgatatgctgtagtcgctcacttgtaccacagttatatgtgtgtccatttacaacctccggaaggcaatcttcagatctccaggcgggcttgtcacttcccaagaacagtcttttaatggtccttttacgcggctcgcatgagtccagcctctctctgctgtccgggtggctgtttctgtggtgagtaaaacgagatagggcccttcccaacgggggggttaatgaggactctttccatgatttgattaacactttgtctcctggctttatgttatgcatggctacatccaaggggggtctctgtactactaagcccttattccgcagcttttctctcctagccatgagttg from Larus michahellis chromosome W, bLarMic1.1, whole genome shotgun sequence harbors:
- the LOC141735590 gene encoding uncharacterized protein LOC141735590; the protein is MGIRETEKGKWTLPDGREVLPKPLALKIMQKFHENTHWGTQALVDQFATKYMCIGVYNIAKRIVSECMTCKRVNKHQLREKALGGRELAHRPFAKIQLDFTELPKVGRYKYLLVIIDHLTHFVEAFPTARATAQTVVKTLLENIIPRYGSIEVIDSDRGSRFVSRIAREALSSLGTKWEYHTPWHPQSSGKVERVNGEIKKQLTKLMLETKMSWVKCLPLALLNIRTQPRTDVGISPFEMLYGMPYDLEIPQDHPQLENSQIRPYIIQLMARREKLRNKGLVVQRPPLDVAMHNIKPGDKVLIKSWKESSLTPPLGRALSRFTHHRNSHPDSRERLDSCEPRKRTIKRLFLGSDKPAWRSEDCLPEVVNGHTYNCGCRERRGTHCRYGIPPRGVCQPCGDKERELTKLALNIKIFNGEIQEQSSEWREIFARGIKPEYYCYHPSEPAPFVIDIIKVCCRKTLKGVQCDSPEMHRSKRLKIAFILLKTTPAAEKMIPLVARSNRVDERGRGVKSCGEQNPQSGTVQSHWEDCLSVNQGNRTKCPGRSDSTEKDWVIAMSVQTKLISQPGFHPSRHTLILILLNLVGVHGYSHQPFKWTLSRWEDHHVIQTVTSPGAPTFKTHLCELAPIKPCLNLMGYYLCPSSNSGRTYCNAPNQYYCAYWGCETIASNWNPVAGPDKYLTVQWGPQGCRPPQRDRSGGIINLGNCIHLELTVQQPLDEGWLLGKTWGIRYWEPGSDRGGLIYIKKEIVPNDPDLVGPNEVLAGEISLSSDEEIPNGTDTGTTTTTATHINTQEPRGNSLWKLVQASYQVLNATYPNLTEHCWLCYHIRPPFYEAIGVTTNPK